One Camelina sativa cultivar DH55 chromosome 3, Cs, whole genome shotgun sequence genomic window carries:
- the LOC104778940 gene encoding thionin-like protein 1, translating into MENKRMAMLVVMMLVMENMLIETEAVLYFPVCYAGCLAGCGVLSFGLKKLLCPIMCVKDCKRRTLSVKAKSKTDYYCNLGCATDRCASSSSIDDKDHVQKVSVCVDSCSETCSHKNF; encoded by the exons atggaGAACAAAAGAATGGCTATGTTAGTGGTGATGATGTTGGTGATGGAGAACATGCTGATCGAGACAGAGGCTGTTTTGTATTTCCCAGTATGTTACGCAGGTTGTCTTGCGGGGTGTGGTGTTTTATCCTtcggtttaaaaaaattactatgtCCTATTATGTGTGTCAAGGACTGTAAACGTCGTACACTTTCTGTCAAGGCAAAATCAAAAACTGATTACTACTGCAACCTCGGATGTGCTACCGATCGTTGTGCTTCATCCTCATCAATCGACGACaaag ATCATGTGCAGAAAGTTTCAGTATGCGTGGATTCATGTTCAGAGACGTGCTCCCACaagaacttttga